From the Desulfallas thermosapovorans DSM 6562 genome, the window GGGGTAAGTGATGGACTTTTTCCTGTGGCGACGGGGAAGGTTTTGAGCAGCACCTCGTCTTGGTAATAATGCAACTTGTTGGTTGATTTGTCGATGATAATCGTTGCTGCTGCGAAGGCCGTACTGGCATGAACCAAACAAAAACTAAAGGCTACCAGCAAAACCAATAACCTCTTAACCATTCCAGGGATCTCCTCCTCAAATTCATGCTTATACATATTACGACGAAAAAACAAATTTATGCCTTTGTTGGGTGGTATTTAATTACTTGTTGGCTTGTTTGTGTAAGATAATGGGGGTTGCAAATTTTACCAGAAGCCGGTTTGTATAAATATAAATACCGGGCAGATAATAATCCTGTCATTAACTGCCGGAGGAGGTGAAAAATAATGCATATGGGCAAACTAACCGAAATGGAAAGGCTGGCCATTGAGGAACAATTGCGTGCAGAGGATATCTGTGCTAGGAAGGTACAGCTGTATATGAGCGTTACCCGTGACCCGTCGGTACAAGCCCTATTACAGCAGATGGCCGAAAAGGGACAGCGTCATGTTAGTACTTTAAACAGCCTGTTGCAGGATGCCGGTTTGGCTTCCGGCGTGGCTCAACACTAAATTGGAGGGGGGACAAAGATGCAATTCGGAGACAGGGAAATAATGACTGATTTGCTTTTGGATACCAAGCATATATCCGCCAACTATCACAGGGCAGTGCTGGAATCGGCCAATGACCGGATACGTAACACGATGATCCAGCTTAACAATGATGAGATAAACATGCAAAAGCAGCTTTTTGATTTAATGCACGACCGTAACTGGTATGAGGTGCGCCCGGCCAACACCCAGCCCCTGGCCTGGCAAACCGGGCAGGGAATGGCTACAAGAAGCGTGTACCACCCAATGCCCTAAAGGGGAGTACAAGGAAGGACGGGGACGGTTCTTTAGCTTTTATTTTGGAAGCAAAAGAACCGTCCCCGTCCTTCCTTTAGAATAATGCCCCTTCGGCATTGTTGGAGGCATTATTAAACCGTTCGGGGGAAAGGGGCGCCGGGTCCAGGGGCGGCTGTTTCCTCAGCACCAGACAGGACATGATCTGTCCGATGGCGGGGGCGTGCATAAAGCCGTTGCCGCCAAAACCACCGGCGCAGTAAAAGCCCTTCACCCCGGTTTCACCCAGTATGCCCAACCCGTCGGGGGTTAAGGAGCGGATACCGGTATATATGCGGGTGATCTGGGCCTCCTCCAGAGCCGGCACCCGGCCCGTGGCCGCTTCAATGAAACCGGGCAACCGGCTCCGGTCCACCGTGGTTTCCAGACCGGGGCTGCTGTCCCGGTCGGTACCCCCCAGCAGCAATATACCGTTTTTTTCAGCGTGAATATAAAATCCCGTGTCCATGTCCACCAGTAAGGGGATACCGGCGGGAATAGCCGGTATAGGGGCACATACATATACTTGCCGGCGGTAGGGAGCGGCAGGTAAGGTAAGGCCGGCCATACGAGCCAGTAGATGCAGGTGGGGTCCGGCAGCGTTGATTACCACCGGGGCATCCAGTGTCTCCCCGACCGCCGCCGGGTTGCCGGGCTGGCTGTTCTGCCGGCAGACTACACCGGTAACCGCGCTATCACTTGTGTTAATGCCGGTGACCTCGGTATCACATAACACCTGTACGCCCAGCTTGCGGCATTGCCTGTAGTAGCCCTCCATTACCCCGTAAGGGTCTGCATAGGCATCCAGGGGACAATAGCTGCCTCCTAGCAAATCACCGGTCAGCACAAAGGGGTAGCTGGCGGTGATTTCCTCCGGGGCCAGCAGTCGGGCAGGTATATCCAAATGGTTGAGCTGTTTTATAATGTCTTGCAGTTCCTGCCACCGGGCTGCGCGGCCGGTTACCAGAAGATAGCCCCTTTTGCGAAAATAAATGGGGTACTCCATATCGGCGGCAAACCGCAGAAACCAGGGATAACTTATTTTAGTTAATTGTACATTTACCGGGTTGGTGAACTGGTGTCGGATACCCCCGGTGCACTGGGCAGTAGAGCCTGCCCCGTGGAATTTTTCCTTTTCGACAATAATAATCCGCAGGTTGTTATTTTGACGTGCTAAATGATAGGCGGTACTCAAACCAATTACTCCTGCGCCTATGATAATTACATCCGCTTGCCTGGCCATATCGTTAATCCCCCTGAATCGTATTGCTGTGCAAAGTGCCATATTAAGTTTTAGTTTGGCTGTAAAAACAAAAAGGTTTTACCAGTAAAAACGAAGAATTTATATTTGCACGTATTGTACATCCGGGCTTAATGTAATGACAAGGGGGATTTTAAGTGTACATATACTCTTTTGACGGAGAGCAAATGAAATACATGCTGGTGGGTGCCGCCAACCTGCTGGCTTTGAATAAGTCAGAAATTGATGCTTTGAATGTTTTTCCCGTACCCGATGGTGATACCGGAACCAATATGTACCTTACTATGCTGGCCGGGGTTAAGCAAGCCCGGCAGGTAGAAAGTGGTAAAATATGTGACGTAGCTGCGGCGGTGGCCCGGGGCTGCCTGATGGGGGCCCGGGGCAATTCGGGGGTTATTCTATCCCAGATATTCAGCGGTTTTGCCCGGGCGCTGGAGGGCTGCAGTCGCGCAGGTGCCGCCGATATCGCCCGTGCCTTTGTAAGCGGGGCCGATGCGGCCTATCGAGCGGTGGGAAACCCTGTGGAAGGGACGATGTTGACGGTATGCCGGGAAATAGCCACTGCTTTGGATAATGCCATTGCCCGGAGCAAAGATCCCGTGCGGGTGCTGGTGGTGGGTTACCGGGCCGCAAACCGGGCCCTGGCCCGTACCCCCGAACAATTGCCGGTGCTGCGGGAGGCCGGTGTAGTGGACGCCGGCGGCAAGGGGCTGGTGGTTATACTGGAGGGCATTATCCAGGCCCTTAAGGATGCAGCGGCCCGGCGTAATATTGAATTATTTGATCTGGCGGCCAGCCAGCAGAAGGAATTTATGGGCAGCCGGGCCAGGGATTTTACCGCTGGTATTGAATTTACTTATTGCACCGAATTTATCCTAATGGGGCGCAATATACCTATAGACACGCTGCGGCAGGAGTTATCCCCTTATGGTGACTGTCTGCTGGTGGTGGGGGACGACCGGGCAACCAAGGTGCATATTCACTCCAATCATCCGGGACTGGTGCTGGAGTGCGGCTTGAAATACGGTGCGCTGCAGTCTGTCCAAATTGGTAATATGGAGGAACAAAACCAGGAATTGCGCCGTGAAGCCGGCAAAACCGCCGGTGATGAAAGCAAGCCGCTGGGTATTGTGGCTGTTGGTGCAGGGGAAGGTATTGGCACCATATTGCAAAGTATGGGAGTGGATGTGGTTATTGAGGGGGGGCAAACCATGAACCCCTCGGCGGAACAGCTTTTGGAGGCCGTAAATAATGTTAACGCCCCGGCGGTAATTTTGCTGCCCAATAACAAAAATATTTTGCTGGCGGCCCGGCAGGCTGCGGCAATGGCCGAAAAAGAGCTGCATGTGGTGCCATCGTTAAGTATTCCCCAGGCCTTTGCGGCGCTTTTGGCTTACAACCCCTACGCTTCTGCCGCGGAAAACGCTGGCAAAATGGAGGGTGCATTAGGTGTTGTTAAAACGGGTGAAGTGACTGTGGCCGTTCGGGATGCTGTTATTGAAGGTAACACCATAGCTAAAGGTGATTTTATCGGGATGGCGGGTGACCGGTTGGTGGCTGTGGGGCGTCACCTCGATGCATTGGTAATGGATTTACTGCGGGCAATGGTTGATGATGATACCGGGTTAATTACTTTTTACTACGGGGCCGGTATGTCGGGTGCCGAGGCCCGGGAAATTGTCAACAAGATGGAAGAAGAATTTGACGAGTTTGATTTCGAGCTGCATTACGGGGGGCAGCCTTTATACCATTTAATAATCTCGGTGGAGTAGCAAGAAGGGGATGCTTTCTTTTCACTTTGAAACAGTGGCCGGGAGCACTGGCTTTCCGGATAATTTGTTGTAAGGAAGGTGTTGTATCCATGCCCAAAGTCCGTATCGTTACTGACAGTACGGCTGATTTGCCGCGTGAATTGGTGCAGCAATACGGTATTACCGTGGTGCCATTGAAGGTTTTTTTCGGGTCGGAATGTTTTGTGGATGGGGTGGATCTATCGGCTGCCGAATTTTTTAGCCGGCTGGCAGCCAGCAGGGAATTGCCCACTACCTCCCAGCCTTCACCTACCGAGTTTGTGGAATATTATCGCCCGTTGATTGACGAAGGTGCGGATATTGTGTCCATTCATATATCTGCGCAGATGAGCGGTACTTTGCAGTCCGCCCAACTGGCCAGGACCATGCTGAATTATGACGGGCTGGAAGTGATAGATTCCCGCACCGTCAGTGTAGTGCTGGGTATGGTAGTGCTGGCGGCGGCCCGGGCTGCCCAGGCCGGACGTTCCCGGGCTGAGGTGGTGGCCCTGGTGCAGGATATTATTGCCAACCACCGGGTATATTTTATGGTGGATACCCTGGAATACCTGCAGCGCGGTGGGCGTATCGGCAAAGCCCAGGCCTTTTTGGGCACTATATTGAATGTCAAACCCCTGTGCACCATAGTGGACGGAGTGATACATCCCTATGAGAAGGTTCGGGGCCGTAAAAAGGCTATTAACCGGCTGGTGCAGCTAATGGCCGAGCAGTGTCAAGATTCCGGGCCGCTTTATTGTTTTATGACTCATGGTAATGATCCCGGGGGATTAAAGTCTTTACAGGACTTGGTGCGGGAAAAACTCAATTGCCCTGAAATGGCGTACAGCCAGATGGGCGCGGTGGTGGGTACCCACGTTGGGCCGGGTGTTGTGGGCCTGGCGGTATGTCCATATAAATACCTGCAGTGGTAAACCTGGGGATGCTTAAGGAGTTTGACCAGTGCTAACAGAACCGGTAATCGAAGCTCGGGAATTGTATAAAGTGGCGTCATTGATACTGGTTCCGCCGGCGCTGGGGCTTATGCACAAATTATTGGTGAAATGATGATAAAAAGCAAAACCCCTCTTAATCTCCTAAAGAGGGGTTTTGCTGATCTGGTTGCGGGAGAAGGATTTGAACCTTCGACCTTCGGGTTATGAGCCCGACGAGCTACCGGCTGCTCCATCCCGCGATAACTTAATTAGTATAACACAAATATAAAAGGAATGCAAGGGGAAGCAGGGGTGCGGTTCTGTCGCTTCCGTTATAAACATCCCCTTGACTTAATATAACAACACCATGGTAGCATAAAAAGAACTAATCGAAAGCCGGGTTTTCATTCACTGTTTAATTTAAACCGGGCAGAGAAAGTGGAGCCACCGGGACCTGTTTCTATTTGTAGTTCAGCGTTGTGCCTGTCGGCAATGCTGTAGCATATCGCCAGTCCCAAACCGGTCCCGTTATCCTTTGTGGTAAAAAAAGGTGTGCCCAGCTTTCCTAAAATCTCAGGGCTAATTCCGCTGCCTTCATCCCGTACTGCCAGGATTACTTCACCTCTATCGGCATATGTCTTGATGGTCAAAGTTCCCCCGGGAGACATTGCATCCAATCCGTTGCGTACCAGGTTTAGAATTAACTGTCGTATCTCTTCCGGATCTAAATACAAATCAGGAATATTATTTAATTCCAGGGTGATGTTTAAGTCGGAAACCGTTGCGTCAGCCAGTAATAGCGGGTAGATAGACTCAATTATGGCATTAAGACTTTGTATTTGTAAATTCTTTGGTTTATCCTTGGCCAAAGACAAAAATGTGGATATGATGTTGTTGGCCCTGTCCAGTTCTTCAATCATCAGGTTGTAATAACCGCCATACTGGGCGCATTCCTTTTTTTCCCTTAATAATTGTAAAAACCCGCGTACGGTGGTCATGGGGTTTCTTATCTCATGGCCGATACCGGCGGCCATAGCACCTATTAAATTGAATTTTTCAAGACGGGCCATCTCTTGCTCTGTTTTTAATTTTTCAGTTACATCCCTTACATATAAAATAACCCCTTCAATTTTATCGAGTTTTTTTAAGACAAGGGGAAAACTGTATATTTCCTTCCAGCCGACTATATCGCCGCCGGGATCTTTCATGGTTACCAGGACATAACTGGATGTGCCAGTGGTTAAGGTGTCATAAGCAGGGCACCTATCACAAATTTCAGTTCGCCCTTTAAAGGCTTGATAGCATTTTTTTCCTGCCAGTGGCCGCTGCTGGAAATTCCAGCGTTCCACTGTTGTGTTGGCCCGTATAATATTGAAATCACTATCGATAACACATAAACCATCCTGTATGCTTTCGATTACCCCGGCAAGAAAGCTTTCCTTTTCACGCAGGGTTATTTCTATCTGTTTACGCCTGGTAATCTCCTTTTCCAATTCGCTTGTTTTTTGATTGAGCTGGTCAAGGTAGTTGTTGCTATATATAGCGATGGAAATCATAACACTTATTTGTTTCAGCACGTTCAGTTCCTCTTGTGGCGTGTTTCTCAACCGGGTATCATACAGCACATATGTTCCAAAGGCAGTGCCATTGCTGATTAGCGGCACCCATATAATGGTTTTTATGTTGTACTGGTTGATCATGTCATACCAGGCCGCCAGGCGTGGTTCCTGTGAAGGGTTATTGACTACGACAATGTGCCCTGTAGAGATAGCTTCCCCCGAGGGGCTGGAAAGAACCGGGGCTTTCTGGTTTACATCATGGGGATAATTTGCCGGCAGGTTATAAGAGGCAATCATCCAGCCCATTCCTTGCTCGTCCACTTCAATTACAGAACTGAAGGAATAACCTAATTTATCACAGAGGACCTGCAGTATCTTTTCAATATATATACTGGGCGGAAGAAGAATGTCTATATTGGCTATATAAGTAAACAGATTGTCCATCATTCAATCCTTTATTCGTTCAATACCTTTTGGGGTCTTTGATATGCAGGGTTGACAGAACAATACATTTGCGGGTCACCTGTCGTCCAGAATGTGCATTTAGAACATTTGATACATTTTCTTATTTCGGATTCTTTGCCAAGTAATGATTTGTTTACAATGGCAGGGTCTGCCACTTGTGCCCGCCCCATGGCTACCAGTTCCGCTTTTCCGGCATATAGTACTTCTTCCGCCAATTCAAGGGAGTCAATGGACCCCACTGCACATACCGGGACCCTTGAGTACTGTTTTAATTCCGCAGTTATATCAATATGGGGGGCAACACCCAATTTGGCGGGAGGCACAATGCGCTCCATGGACTGGTAAACACCGGCGGATACGTTTAACATATCGATGCCGTTTTGTTCAAATTGGCGAATTAAATCTTTAAAATCAATGGGCCTCAGTCCACCTTCAACGAATTCGTTGCCGCTAACGCGTAAGCTTATGGCTACGCGGTTGCCGAGCTTGTCTTTTATCCCTCTGATTATTTGTAAAATGAGACGGGCACGATTTATTGCATTGCCGCCGTAATCATCAGTTCTGTGATTTGAATAGGGCGATAAAAATTCATTTAGTAAATAACCATGGGCAGCATGAACCTCAATTACCCTGGCTCCTGCTTCTGCGGCACGGGCTGCCGCGGCAATGAAATCATTATAAACCCGGTGGATATCATCCACGGTCATTTCACGCAGCTTATAATGCGGGTCAAATTTGGACATTACCGGGCATGGAATGGGACTTGGCGCTATAAGTTCACATCCTGTCACAGAGGTTAAAGCCTGGCGTCCATAGTGGATTAATTGTATTCCGGGTACACTGCCCCGGCTTTCTATTTCTTGAAAAAGTTTACGTAATCCGGGCAAATAACGGTCATCGTCTATTCTCATGACACGGTTAAATGCCACTGTATCGGGCGAAACCACCGCACAACCCGTAAAAATCAGACCGCAGCCACCGTCGGCCATCGCGGTGTAAAATTCTAATAATTTTTCGGATACCGTCCCGTCGGTGTTGGCATAGTTTACTTGCCATGTTGGAAAAACAATACGGTTTTTAAGCTTCACCGGGCCAATATCAATTGGACTTGCGGCCAGCGGGTATTTGTTATTGTTGCTTGGTATATCGCTTTTTTTTCCCACAACCAGACCTCCTTTGTATAGATAAAAATCATACAAGATGAGTCATAAATATAAGTTACAACAAGAGTATGATTTTTAGCCGTATTATACTATAATTAGCGCTAATTTTTACATATTTCTCAACCTAAATTACGATATATATCGACAATGCGATAAATGCTTCATGGTGCATGTATTTTTTTATGCAAATTCAAGGGATAGTATGGTAGAAATGTATTGACCTTGACGCTGCGTAAAGGTGTATTTTTATCATGGCAGGGGGGATACGGTCATGGAGTACACAGTGCAAAAAATGGCTAAATTGGCGGGGGTTACAACTCGAACGTTGAGGTATTACGATGAAATAGGGATTTTAAAACCGGCCAGAATTAACTCATCGGGTTACCGCATTTATGGACAGGCAGAGGTCGACAGATTGCAGCAAATTCTTTTTTACCGAGAGTTGGGCGTTAGCTTGGAGAATATCAAAGATATAGTAACCGCACCTGATTTCAATAAGGTAAAGGCTCTGCGGGAACATCGTGAAAAGCTAATCAAGAAAAAGGAGCAGTTGGAAGT encodes:
- a CDS encoding spore coat protein, translating into MQFGDREIMTDLLLDTKHISANYHRAVLESANDRIRNTMIQLNNDEINMQKQLFDLMHDRNWYEVRPANTQPLAWQTGQGMATRSVYHPMP
- a CDS encoding NAD(P)/FAD-dependent oxidoreductase encodes the protein MARQADVIIIGAGVIGLSTAYHLARQNNNLRIIIVEKEKFHGAGSTAQCTGGIRHQFTNPVNVQLTKISYPWFLRFAADMEYPIYFRKRGYLLVTGRAARWQELQDIIKQLNHLDIPARLLAPEEITASYPFVLTGDLLGGSYCPLDAYADPYGVMEGYYRQCRKLGVQVLCDTEVTGINTSDSAVTGVVCRQNSQPGNPAAVGETLDAPVVINAAGPHLHLLARMAGLTLPAAPYRRQVYVCAPIPAIPAGIPLLVDMDTGFYIHAEKNGILLLGGTDRDSSPGLETTVDRSRLPGFIEAATGRVPALEEAQITRIYTGIRSLTPDGLGILGETGVKGFYCAGGFGGNGFMHAPAIGQIMSCLVLRKQPPLDPAPLSPERFNNASNNAEGALF
- a CDS encoding DAK2 domain-containing protein, whose translation is MYIYSFDGEQMKYMLVGAANLLALNKSEIDALNVFPVPDGDTGTNMYLTMLAGVKQARQVESGKICDVAAAVARGCLMGARGNSGVILSQIFSGFARALEGCSRAGAADIARAFVSGADAAYRAVGNPVEGTMLTVCREIATALDNAIARSKDPVRVLVVGYRAANRALARTPEQLPVLREAGVVDAGGKGLVVILEGIIQALKDAAARRNIELFDLAASQQKEFMGSRARDFTAGIEFTYCTEFILMGRNIPIDTLRQELSPYGDCLLVVGDDRATKVHIHSNHPGLVLECGLKYGALQSVQIGNMEEQNQELRREAGKTAGDESKPLGIVAVGAGEGIGTILQSMGVDVVIEGGQTMNPSAEQLLEAVNNVNAPAVILLPNNKNILLAARQAAAMAEKELHVVPSLSIPQAFAALLAYNPYASAAENAGKMEGALGVVKTGEVTVAVRDAVIEGNTIAKGDFIGMAGDRLVAVGRHLDALVMDLLRAMVDDDTGLITFYYGAGMSGAEAREIVNKMEEEFDEFDFELHYGGQPLYHLIISVE
- a CDS encoding DegV family protein, whose amino-acid sequence is MPKVRIVTDSTADLPRELVQQYGITVVPLKVFFGSECFVDGVDLSAAEFFSRLAASRELPTTSQPSPTEFVEYYRPLIDEGADIVSIHISAQMSGTLQSAQLARTMLNYDGLEVIDSRTVSVVLGMVVLAAARAAQAGRSRAEVVALVQDIIANHRVYFMVDTLEYLQRGGRIGKAQAFLGTILNVKPLCTIVDGVIHPYEKVRGRKKAINRLVQLMAEQCQDSGPLYCFMTHGNDPGGLKSLQDLVREKLNCPEMAYSQMGAVVGTHVGPGVVGLAVCPYKYLQW
- a CDS encoding ATP-binding protein, with the translated sequence MMDNLFTYIANIDILLPPSIYIEKILQVLCDKLGYSFSSVIEVDEQGMGWMIASYNLPANYPHDVNQKAPVLSSPSGEAISTGHIVVVNNPSQEPRLAAWYDMINQYNIKTIIWVPLISNGTAFGTYVLYDTRLRNTPQEELNVLKQISVMISIAIYSNNYLDQLNQKTSELEKEITRRKQIEITLREKESFLAGVIESIQDGLCVIDSDFNIIRANTTVERWNFQQRPLAGKKCYQAFKGRTEICDRCPAYDTLTTGTSSYVLVTMKDPGGDIVGWKEIYSFPLVLKKLDKIEGVILYVRDVTEKLKTEQEMARLEKFNLIGAMAAGIGHEIRNPMTTVRGFLQLLREKKECAQYGGYYNLMIEELDRANNIISTFLSLAKDKPKNLQIQSLNAIIESIYPLLLADATVSDLNITLELNNIPDLYLDPEEIRQLILNLVRNGLDAMSPGGTLTIKTYADRGEVILAVRDEGSGISPEILGKLGTPFFTTKDNGTGLGLAICYSIADRHNAELQIETGPGGSTFSARFKLNSE
- a CDS encoding tRNA-dihydrouridine synthase, with protein sequence MGKKSDIPSNNNKYPLAASPIDIGPVKLKNRIVFPTWQVNYANTDGTVSEKLLEFYTAMADGGCGLIFTGCAVVSPDTVAFNRVMRIDDDRYLPGLRKLFQEIESRGSVPGIQLIHYGRQALTSVTGCELIAPSPIPCPVMSKFDPHYKLREMTVDDIHRVYNDFIAAAARAAEAGARVIEVHAAHGYLLNEFLSPYSNHRTDDYGGNAINRARLILQIIRGIKDKLGNRVAISLRVSGNEFVEGGLRPIDFKDLIRQFEQNGIDMLNVSAGVYQSMERIVPPAKLGVAPHIDITAELKQYSRVPVCAVGSIDSLELAEEVLYAGKAELVAMGRAQVADPAIVNKSLLGKESEIRKCIKCSKCTFWTTGDPQMYCSVNPAYQRPQKVLNE